Proteins co-encoded in one Uloborus diversus isolate 005 chromosome 9, Udiv.v.3.1, whole genome shotgun sequence genomic window:
- the LOC129229907 gene encoding protein toll-like, with the protein MKYEFEIKAWLYAHGFKKIKEVDSGEDKPYDAFLAYAKEDRDIMLEVEREVRKQQQTKLLIHDRDFEGGKDIDKNIIEGIRDSKKTVVFLSRNFLKSHWCMFEFKTAYELTIKDEVNRLVIVTVGDLPTEKELRYDIRSHMELKTYLTWESKHFWEQLLFVLPVREDSQDNAEEGSRLELQQFPECDTALMI; encoded by the exons ATGAAGTACGAATTTGAAATCAAAGCTTGGTTGTATGCccatggatttaaaaaaatcaaggaagTAGACTCTGGTGAAGACAAACCCTATGATGCATTTTTGGCTTATGCAAAGGAAGACAGGGATATCATGTTAGAAGTAGAAAGAG aggtTCGGAAGCAGCAGCAAACTAAATTATTAATTCACGATCGAGATTTCGAAGGCGGTAAAGATATTGACAAGAACATTATCGAAGGAATACGTGATTCCAAGAAAACTGTTGTTTTTCTTTCTAG GAATTTCCTGAAAAGTCACTGGTGCATGTTTGAATTTAAGACAGCCTACGAGTTGACCATCAAAGACGAAGTCAACCGACTTGTCATTGTAACAGTAGGTGATTTGCCAACTGAGAAAGAGTTGCGTTACGATATCAGGAGTCATATGGAACTCAAGACGTATTTGACTTGGGAGAGTAAACATTTCTGGGAACAATTACTCTTTGTCCTCCCAGTTCGGGAGGACAGCCAAGACAATGCAGAAGAAGGCAGCAGATTAGAGCTACAACAGTTTCCAGAATGTGACACAGCTCTAATGATTTGA